CCGGAGGAGGCCAGCGGGTGGCCCATCGCGATCGCGCCGCCGTAGGGGTTGACCCGCGGGTCGTCGTCGGCGATGCCGTAGTGCTCGAGGAATGCGAGCACCTGCACGGCGAACGCCTCGTTGACCTCGAACGCGTCGATGTCGTCGATGGTGAGACCGGCGAGCCTGAGCGCCTTCTCGGTCGCCGGGATCGGGCCGGCGCCCATCACCTCGGGCTCGACGCCGACGAAGGCGTAGGTGACCAGGCGCATCTTCACCGGGAGGCCGAGCTCGCGCGCGGTCTCCTCGTCGGCGAGCAGCGCGGCGGTGGCGCCGTCGTTGATGCCGGCGGCGTTGCCCGCGGTCACGTTGCCGTGGGAGCGGAAGGGGGTCTTGAGCCCGGCGAGCGACTCCATGGTCGTCTCGGGCCGCATCGGCTCGTCGAGCGTGGCCAGGCCCCAGCCCGCCTCGGCGGAGCGGGTCGCGACCGGCACCAGGTCGGGCTGGATCTTGCCGGCGTCGTAGGCGGCCTTGGTCTTCTGCTGGCTGCGCACGGCGTACTCGTCGACGCGCTGCTTGGTGATCGTGGGGTAGCGGTCGTGCAGGTTCTCCGCGGTCTTGCCCATCACGAGCGCGTCGGGGTCGACGATCCGCTCCGAGAGGATGCGCGGGTTGGGGTCGACGCCCTCGCCCATGGGGTGGCGGCCCATGTGCTCGACGCCGCCGGCGATCGCGACGTCGTAGGCACCGAAAGCGATGCCGGACGCGGTGTTGGTGACGGCGGTCATCGCGCCCGCGCACATGCGGTCGATGGAGTAGCCGGGCACGCTCTGCGGCAGTCCGGCGAGGAGGGCGGCGGTGCGCCCGATCGTCAGGCCCTGGTCGCCGATCTGGGTGGTGGCGGCGACGGCCACCTCGTCGACGCGCTCGGGCGGCAGCGACGGGTTGCGGCGCATCAGCTCGCGGATGCACTTGATGACGAGGTCGTCGGCCCGCGTCTCGGCGTACTGGCCCTTGGCCTTGCCGAACGGGGTGCGTACGCCGTCGACGAAGACGACCTCACGCTGTGGTCGGGACACTGGCTACTCCCAGGCTCTCAGTGGACAGGGTGAGACCACGTTACCCTTGGGTAACAACGCCTGCCCATCATCGGCGGGTGTGTGTCGGGTCACGAGGTCGCACTCACTAGGCTCCTGCTCATGGCCGAACGACTCGTGCACATCGTCGACGACGCCGAGCTGTCGATGCCGGCCGACGCCGGCGACCTCACGCTCGTCGTCGTCCTCACCGGATTCCTCGACGCCGGCAAGTCCGCCGAGCTCGCCGCGCGCCACCTCGCCGGGCTGACGGAGGGCAAGGTCGTGGCGACCTTCGACGTCGACTCGCTGCACGACTACCGCGCGCGCCGCCCGCCCGTGACGTTCATCCGCGACCACTACACCGACTACGAGGCGCCCCGGCTGGTGGTCCGCGCGATGCGCGACACCGGCGGTACGCCGTTCCTGCTGCTCGCCGGCCCCGAGCCCGACATCCGGTGGGAGGGCTTCGCCCGCGCCGTGCGGGAGGTCGTGGAGCGCTTCGGCGTCTCGCGGGTGGTCAGCATGGGCGCCGTGCCGATGGCGGTGCCGCACACCCGGCCGATCGCCATCACGCCGCACGCCAACCGCCCCGACCTCGTCCCGGGCGAGAGCCCGTGGCAGGGCGAGCTGCGGGTCCCGGCCAGCGCGCAGGCGCTGCTGGAGATCCGGCTGGGGGAGTGGGGCGTCGACGCGCTCGGCTTCGTCGCGCACATCCCGCACTACCTCGCCCAGATGGAGTACCCCCAGGCCGCCCTGGTGCTGCTCGAGCACCTCGAGATCGGCGGCCACCTCACCATCGACCTCACCGAGCTCCGCGAGGCCGCCGAGATCACCATGACCGAGGTCGACCGCTACCTCGCCAGCCACGACGAGGTCGGCGAGGTGGTGCGTGGCCTGGAGCAGCAGTACGACTCCTTCCGCGAGGCCGAGGCGAGCGGGTCGTCCCTGCTGGCCGGCGACGGCCCGCTGCCCACCGGCGAGGAGATCGGCAGCGCGTTCGAGGCGTTCCTGGCCAACCTCGACGGCGACCCCAAGGACGACTCCGGCTCGCGCGACGACGACCCCGGCTGGGACGGCCGCTGATGGCCGGCAGCGCCGCGGAGCTCACCGCGCTCCTCGACCTCGAGCAGCTCGAGGTGGACCTCTACCGGGGTGCCCAGGCCGACACCGAGCGGCAGCGGGTGTTCGGCGGCCAGGTCGCGGCCCAGGCCGTCGTGGCCGCCACCCGCAGCGTCGAGAGCACCTTCGTGATGCACTCGATGCACTCCTACTTCCTGCGCCCCGGCGACACCACGGTGCCGATCGTCTACGACGTCGAGCGCATCCGCGACGGCCGCTCGTTCGTCACCCGGCGCGTCTCTGCGCGCCAGCACGGGCGGGCGATCTACTACATGACCGCCGACTTCCAGGTGGTCGAGCCCGGCCTCGAGCACCAGGACCGGATGCCCGAGGTGCCGACCCCGGAGCAGGGGATGCCGCTGTCGGAGCTCGCACGCGGCCTGTCGCCCGGCGCCGTCGGGCAGTGGGAGCGCGAGTGGGCGGCGCTCGATATCCGCCACGTCGGCATGACGGGGATGGGGATCCCCGAGGACCCGGACCAGCCGGCCCGCGCCCGGCTCTGGATCAAGGTCGACGGCGACCTCGGCGACGACGTCACGACGCAGCAGGCGGCGTTCACCTACGCCAGCGACCTGACGCTGCTCGGCGCGACCCTGGTCCCGCACGGCATCCACATCGGCTCGCCCCGCCTCCAGCCCGCCTCGCTCGACCACACGATCTGGTTCCACCGTCCCTTCCGCGCCGACGACTGGTGGCTCTACGACCAGTTCGCGCCGTTCGCCGGGGGAGCGCGCGGGCTCGCCCTGGCGCGGGTGTTCTCGCGGACGGGTGAGCTCGTCGCGACCGTCGCCCAGGAGGGCCTGATCCGGCTGCGCGACGACCGCGCCTAGCCCGATCCGCGGTGCGGCGCGCCGTCGCCGATGGTTCATCAAGGTATGTCGCTGGACCGGCACTTCCCTCGATCAATTGAGGCCGGGAAGTGCGGGTTGCCCTGCATACCTTGATGAACCGTCAGGCGGGGGAGGTCCGGCCGAGCAGGTGCGGGGACCCGTCGGTCGGGTTGGTCAGCGCCAAGGTCCAGCCGTGGTCGTCGTGGCGCGCGGCGTAGGCCACGGTGGCGGGCAGCAGCACCGGCTTCTTGAACGCAGCCTCGACCGTCACGGCCGCCGGGAGCCGGTTCTCGATCGCGGCCACCGACCGGGCGAGCGTCCACATGCCGTGGGCGATCTGGCGCGGGAACCCCAGTGCCCGCGCCGGCAGGGCGTGCAGGTGGATCGGGTTGGCGTCGCCTGACACCCCGGCGTACGTGCGCCCGAGGCCGGCGGGCAGCCGCCACTCGACGCCTCCGCTGGGCGGGTCCGGGACCTGCAGGCCGGGTGCGGGCTCGCCGGGGACGGACGCCCCGCGGCGGAGGTAGGTGGAGGTGGACTCCCACGCGCTGCCGTCGTCGCCGGAGACCGTGGTGGTGAAGTCGAGCAGCACGCCCCTCGCGTGCGGTCGCGGCCGGCCCACCGCTGTGGCGACGTCGAGGCGCTCACCCACCGCGACCTCACGGCGCGCGGTGATGCTGTTCGCCACGTGCACCATCCCGATAGCGGCGTAGGGGAACGCCCGGTCGGTCATGATCGCCACGTGCAGCGGGAACGCCAACAGGTGCGGGTACGTGACGGGCACGACGTCGCGGCGGGGGAAGCCGCACACGTCGGCGTACGCGTCGACGCGGGCCCGCTCGACGACCACGCCGCCACGGCTGCGGGCCAGGCCGCTGAACTCGCCGACGTCGCCCTTGCGGATGCCGGGCAGCCGGTTGACGAGCGGCACCGCCGGGAGCGCGGCGCGCACCAGCGCGGCGACCGAGTCGCCCGCCATCACGCCCCCAGCATCATCTGGCCGCACACCCGCACGACGTTGCCGTTGACGGCCGCCGACCCGGGGCTCGCGAGCCACGCGACCGTCTCTGCGACGTCGATCGGCAGGCCGCCCTGCGACATGGCGTTGAGGCGCTGGCCGACCTCCCGGGTCAGGAACGGCACGGCCCCGGTCATCTGAGTGACGATGAAGCCGGGAGCGACGGCGTTGACGGTGGTGCCGCCGTCGAGCTCGTCGCGCAGGCTCTCGACGAGCCCGATCACGCCGGCCTTCGACGTGGCGTAGTTGGTCTGGCCGACGTTGCCGGCGATGCCCGAGGTGGAGGCGACGCCGACGATCCGGCCGTCGGCGCGGAGGACCCCCGAGTCGAGCAGCTCGCGGGTGATCCGCTCGGGCGCGGTGAGGTTGACGGCGATGACGCTGCTCCAGCGCTCGGCGTCCATGTTGGCGAGCCTCCGGTCGCGGGTGATGCCCGCGTTGTGCACGACCACGTCGACGCCGCCGTGGTGCTCGCGCAGGTGGTGGGCGATGCGCTGCGGCGCGTCCTTGACGGTGATGTCGAGCACCAGGTGGTCACCGTCGAGCTCGGCCATCAGGGTCTGCAGCTCGCTGGCCGCCTGCGGCACGTCGACGCCGACGACCCGCGCGCCGTCGCGGTGCAGGACGCGCGCGATCTCCTCGCCGATGCCGCGGCTGGCCCCGGTCACCAGCGCGACCTTGCCGGCCAGCGGGCGCTCCGGGTCGGTGGCCGGCACGGTGGTGGTCGCGGCGCCGTGGCTGCCGACGCGCACCACCTGGCCGGAGACGTAGGCCGACCTGGGGGAGAGCAGGAACGCCAGGGTCGAGGCGATCGCGCCGTCGGCGGCCGGGGCGACGTAGACGAGCTGCACGGTGCCACCGCGGCCGATCTCCTTGCTGAGCGAGCGGGTGAACCCCTCGAGCGCGCGCTGGGCGACCCGCTCGGAGCCGGTGCGCTGCTCGGGCGGCGTCCCGAGGACGACGACCCGCGGGCACGGCTCGAGGCGCCGCATGAGCGGGGTGAAGAACTCCTGCAGCGCGACCAGGGCGGTGGTGTCGGTGATGCCGGTGGCGTCGAACACGAGCGCCTTGGCGCGGGCGTCGTCCCCGAGGGTCGTCGCCGAGGCGATGCCGAGCCCGTCGAGCGTGGTGGGGAGGGTCTCGGCCAGGCGGCCCGCACCGCCGAGGATCACGAGCCCGTCGACCAGGGGCGCACCCTCGGACCAGCGCTGGAGCGGGGTCGGGTCGGGCAGGCCGAGGACCTTGACGAGCTGCTTGCCGATCGGGGAGGACACGAAGCCCTGGTAGCGGTCACGCATGGTGGGAGCCTGCCTCTTCGCGGGGTGGGGGACGGGACGGGCGCGGCTCGGAGTCCGCTTCGGGTGGCGTGGCCCTCCCGCCGTTGGCGGGAGCCGGCGCTGCGGCAAGGATAGGAACATGCAGCCCACCACCCGCCCCGTCGCCGTCGTCGGCGGCAACCGCATCCCGTTCGCGCGCTCCCACACCGTCTACGCCGGGGTCTCCAACCAGGAGATGCTCACCGCGGCGATCGACGGCCTGGTCGACCGGTTCGACCTGCGGGGCGAGCGGCTCGGCGAGGTCGTCGCCGGCGCCGTGCTCAAACACTCGCGCGACTTCAACCTGACCCGCGAGTGCGTCCTCGGCTCCCGCCTCGCGCCCGAGACCCCGGCCATCGACATCCAGCAGGCGTGCGGCACCGGGCTGCAGGCCGCGATCCAGGTGGCCGACAAGATCGCCCTCGGCGTCGTGGACGCCGGCGTCGCGGGCGGCACCGACACCACCTCCGACGCTCCGGTCGCGATCAGCGACAAGCTCCGTCGCAAGCTGATGCGCGTCAGCGCCGCCAAGGACACCGCCGGCCGGCTCAAGGCCCTCGGCTCGATCCGTCCCGGCGACATCGGCCTCGACATCCCGCAGAACGGCGAGCCCCGCACCGGCCTCTCCATGGGCGAGCACGCGGCGCTGACCGCCCTCGAGTGGCGGATCACCCGCGAGGCCCAGGACGAGCTGGCCGCGCGCTCGCACCACCACCTCGCCCGCTCGTACGACGAGGGCTTCCACGACGACCTCGTGACGCCGTTCCGCGGGGTCGAGCGCGACAACAACCTGCGCCCCGACACGTCGGTGGAGCGGCTCGCGGCGCTCCCGCCTGTCTTCGGCAAGGGCGCAGCGGCCACGATGACCGCCGGCAACAGCACCCCGCTGTCCGACGGTGCGTCCGCGGTGCTGCTCTCCAGCGACGAGTGGGCGCAGGAGCGCGGCCTGCCGGTGCTCGCGCACCTCGTCGACGCCGAGACCGCGGCCGTCGACTACGTCAACGGGCACGAGGGCCTGCTGATGGCTCCGGCGTACGCCGTGCCGCGGATGCTCGCGCGCAACGGGCTCACGCTGCAGGACTTCGACTACTACGAGATCCACGAGGCGTTCGCCTCGCAGGTGCTGGCGACGCTCGCGGCCTGGGAGGACCCGGTGTTCTGCACCGAGCGGCTCGGCCTCGACGCCCCGCTCGGCGCCATCGACCACGACCGGCTCAACGTCAACGGCTCCTCGCTCGCCGCGGCCCACCCCTTCGCCGCCACCGGCGGCCGGATCCTCCCCGTCGCCGCGAAGCTGCTCGCCCAGAAGGGCTCGGGCCGGGCGCTGATCTCGATCTGCGCCGCCGGCGGCCAGGGGGTCGTCGCCATCCTGGAGCGCTGAGCTCCCGCGGGCCCCGTCCCTGGCCGTCCCGTGTCGTCGTCGAAGTCCCCGCTCGAGCGGGGACTTCGACACCTGGAGGCGGTTGCAAAGGCCTCCAAGTGTCAGACTCCCCGCTCGAGCGGGGACTCCGACAGCAGCCAGTTGGGCCCCCGGACAGGATCAGGCGCGGGTGAGGCGGAACCACTCGCCGCGACGCCCGCCGGGCGCGCGGGCGGGAGCTGCGGCGTCGGTCGAGCCGATGCCCGACACGGCCGTCACGTCCCAGCCGCGGTAGGCGCGCTCGATGTCGTGACGCACGGCGTTGCGCGCGCGGATGGGCCACGCCCGCGGGCCGCCCGTACGCATCAGGATGGTGGCGTCGGGCTCGGCGAGCTCGGTGACACCGCCGGCCATGAGGGTGCGGCCGGCGTCGTCGAGGCTCTGGAAGCACCCGACGTCGAGGAACAGGTCGAACCGGTTGCCCACGCCGGAGTGCACCAGGTGGCGCACGTCGCCGATGACGAACCGGGCGTCGTCGAGGCCGTTGCGGCGCACGGCGACGTCGACGGCCTGGCGGACGAAGTCGATCCCCATGGCGTCCCAGCCGCGGTCGACGAGGAGCTTGGTGTTGGCGCCGCGGCCGCAGCCGAGGTCGATCGCGCGACGGAGCCGGTCGGGGCGAAGGGTCTCCTCGTGATCGAGGAGGTGCAGGAGGGTGGGCTGGTCCTCGCGGCTCGCCTTCTCCCAGGGAGTGATCCCGGCGCGATATGCGGTGGCGTAGCCGATGCCCATATGAAGTTCCTGACCTGCGTGCGCGGAGAGTACCGCTGCTCTGCGAGCGTACTACTCCGGCGCTCCTGGCGGGCCCGACTGCTAGGGTCGCTCCCGATCGACATCCTTTAACGAGCCGTCCCGTGAGGCGGAGAAGGAGGTCCGGCGCGCAGATGCCTGCCACCGACGACACCGCGACAGACGCCGTCCCCGACGCGACCGCACCGACCGGGAGCGCGGACCGCACCGAGCGCACCGTCCTCGACGCCCACGACATCTCCCGGGCGCTGACGCGGATCTCGCACGAGCTGCTCGAGCGCAACAAGGGCGCCACCGACCTGGTGCTGCTCGGCCTGCACACCCGCGGAGTGCCCCTCGCGCGACGCATCGCCGAGAGGATCGCCGCGGTCGAGGGCGCACCGGTCGCGGTGGGCGAGCTCGACGTGACGATGTATCGCGACGACCTGCGCTCCCAGCCCACCCGGCGGGCCCACAAGACGGCCCTGCCCCCCGGTGGCATCGACGGGAAGGTCGTCGTCCTGGTCGACGACGTGCTGTTCTCCGGGCGCACCATCCGGGCGGCGCTCGACGCGCTCGCCGACCTCGGCCGGCCCGGCGCCGTACGCCTCGCCGTGCTGGTCGACCGCGGCCACCGCGAGCTGCCGATCCGCGCCGACCACGTCGGCAAGAACCTGCCCAGCGCCCTCGCCGAGCGCGTCAGCGTGCGGCTGGCCGAGGTCGACGGCGCCGACGAGGTGACGATCTCGTGAAGCACCTGCTCTCCATCGACGACCTGACGACCGACGAGATCCTCCAGCTGTTCGAGACGGCCGCCGACATGCACGACGTGCAGACCCGCGACGTCAAGAAGCTGCCGGCCCTGCGTGGTCGCACGGTCGTCAACATGTTCTTCGAGGACTCCACCCGCACCCGGTCGTCGTTCGAGATCGCCGGCAAGTGGCTCTCCGCCGACGTCATCAACGTCAGCGCCAAGGGCTCGAGCACGTCGAAGGGCGAGAGCCTGCGCGACACCGTGCTGACGGTCTGCGCGATGGGCGTTGACGGCCTCGTGATCCGCCACCCCGCCAGCGGCGCGGCGCTCCAGGTCAGCCAGTGGGTCGACGCGGCCGTCGTCAACGCCGGCGACGGCATGCACGAGCACCCCACCCAGGCGCTGCTCGACGCCTACACGTTGCGGCGCCACCTCGGCTCGCTCGAGGGCCGGCACGTCGCGATCGTCGGCGACCTGACCCACAGCCGCGTCTTCCGCTCCAACGTCCAGTGCCTGGCCAGGCTCGGGGCGCGCGTCACGGTCGTGGCGCCGCCCACGCTGATGCCGAGCGGGATCGCCGCGTGGTCCGCCGCGGCGGGCTTCGAGACGTCGTACGACCTCGACGCGGTGCTTCCCGACGCCGACGCCGTGATGATGCTGCGGGTCCAGCGCGAGCGGATGTCGGGCGCGTTCTTCCCG
The sequence above is drawn from the Nocardioides sp. zg-1228 genome and encodes:
- a CDS encoding thiolase family protein encodes the protein MSRPQREVVFVDGVRTPFGKAKGQYAETRADDLVIKCIRELMRRNPSLPPERVDEVAVAATTQIGDQGLTIGRTAALLAGLPQSVPGYSIDRMCAGAMTAVTNTASGIAFGAYDVAIAGGVEHMGRHPMGEGVDPNPRILSERIVDPDALVMGKTAENLHDRYPTITKQRVDEYAVRSQQKTKAAYDAGKIQPDLVPVATRSAEAGWGLATLDEPMRPETTMESLAGLKTPFRSHGNVTAGNAAGINDGATAALLADEETARELGLPVKMRLVTYAFVGVEPEVMGAGPIPATEKALRLAGLTIDDIDAFEVNEAFAVQVLAFLEHYGIADDDPRVNPYGGAIAMGHPLASSGVRLMNQLARQFEERPEVRYGLTTMCIGIGMGGTVIWENPHWTGAGSSSSDSTGETK
- a CDS encoding PAC2 family protein, with product MAERLVHIVDDAELSMPADAGDLTLVVVLTGFLDAGKSAELAARHLAGLTEGKVVATFDVDSLHDYRARRPPVTFIRDHYTDYEAPRLVVRAMRDTGGTPFLLLAGPEPDIRWEGFARAVREVVERFGVSRVVSMGAVPMAVPHTRPIAITPHANRPDLVPGESPWQGELRVPASAQALLEIRLGEWGVDALGFVAHIPHYLAQMEYPQAALVLLEHLEIGGHLTIDLTELREAAEITMTEVDRYLASHDEVGEVVRGLEQQYDSFREAEASGSSLLAGDGPLPTGEEIGSAFEAFLANLDGDPKDDSGSRDDDPGWDGR
- a CDS encoding acyl-CoA thioesterase II is translated as MAGSAAELTALLDLEQLEVDLYRGAQADTERQRVFGGQVAAQAVVAATRSVESTFVMHSMHSYFLRPGDTTVPIVYDVERIRDGRSFVTRRVSARQHGRAIYYMTADFQVVEPGLEHQDRMPEVPTPEQGMPLSELARGLSPGAVGQWEREWAALDIRHVGMTGMGIPEDPDQPARARLWIKVDGDLGDDVTTQQAAFTYASDLTLLGATLVPHGIHIGSPRLQPASLDHTIWFHRPFRADDWWLYDQFAPFAGGARGLALARVFSRTGELVATVAQEGLIRLRDDRA
- a CDS encoding MaoC/PaaZ C-terminal domain-containing protein; the encoded protein is MAGDSVAALVRAALPAVPLVNRLPGIRKGDVGEFSGLARSRGGVVVERARVDAYADVCGFPRRDVVPVTYPHLLAFPLHVAIMTDRAFPYAAIGMVHVANSITARREVAVGERLDVATAVGRPRPHARGVLLDFTTTVSGDDGSAWESTSTYLRRGASVPGEPAPGLQVPDPPSGGVEWRLPAGLGRTYAGVSGDANPIHLHALPARALGFPRQIAHGMWTLARSVAAIENRLPAAVTVEAAFKKPVLLPATVAYAARHDDHGWTLALTNPTDGSPHLLGRTSPA
- a CDS encoding 3-oxoacyl-ACP reductase — encoded protein: MRDRYQGFVSSPIGKQLVKVLGLPDPTPLQRWSEGAPLVDGLVILGGAGRLAETLPTTLDGLGIASATTLGDDARAKALVFDATGITDTTALVALQEFFTPLMRRLEPCPRVVVLGTPPEQRTGSERVAQRALEGFTRSLSKEIGRGGTVQLVYVAPAADGAIASTLAFLLSPRSAYVSGQVVRVGSHGAATTTVPATDPERPLAGKVALVTGASRGIGEEIARVLHRDGARVVGVDVPQAASELQTLMAELDGDHLVLDITVKDAPQRIAHHLREHHGGVDVVVHNAGITRDRRLANMDAERWSSVIAVNLTAPERITRELLDSGVLRADGRIVGVASTSGIAGNVGQTNYATSKAGVIGLVESLRDELDGGTTVNAVAPGFIVTQMTGAVPFLTREVGQRLNAMSQGGLPIDVAETVAWLASPGSAAVNGNVVRVCGQMMLGA
- a CDS encoding acetyl-CoA C-acetyltransferase, with translation MQPTTRPVAVVGGNRIPFARSHTVYAGVSNQEMLTAAIDGLVDRFDLRGERLGEVVAGAVLKHSRDFNLTRECVLGSRLAPETPAIDIQQACGTGLQAAIQVADKIALGVVDAGVAGGTDTTSDAPVAISDKLRRKLMRVSAAKDTAGRLKALGSIRPGDIGLDIPQNGEPRTGLSMGEHAALTALEWRITREAQDELAARSHHHLARSYDEGFHDDLVTPFRGVERDNNLRPDTSVERLAALPPVFGKGAAATMTAGNSTPLSDGASAVLLSSDEWAQERGLPVLAHLVDAETAAVDYVNGHEGLLMAPAYAVPRMLARNGLTLQDFDYYEIHEAFASQVLATLAAWEDPVFCTERLGLDAPLGAIDHDRLNVNGSSLAAAHPFAATGGRILPVAAKLLAQKGSGRALISICAAGGQGVVAILER
- a CDS encoding methyltransferase domain-containing protein, with amino-acid sequence MGIGYATAYRAGITPWEKASREDQPTLLHLLDHEETLRPDRLRRAIDLGCGRGANTKLLVDRGWDAMGIDFVRQAVDVAVRRNGLDDARFVIGDVRHLVHSGVGNRFDLFLDVGCFQSLDDAGRTLMAGGVTELAEPDATILMRTGGPRAWPIRARNAVRHDIERAYRGWDVTAVSGIGSTDAAAPARAPGGRRGEWFRLTRA
- the pyrR gene encoding bifunctional pyr operon transcriptional regulator/uracil phosphoribosyltransferase PyrR; translated protein: MPATDDTATDAVPDATAPTGSADRTERTVLDAHDISRALTRISHELLERNKGATDLVLLGLHTRGVPLARRIAERIAAVEGAPVAVGELDVTMYRDDLRSQPTRRAHKTALPPGGIDGKVVVLVDDVLFSGRTIRAALDALADLGRPGAVRLAVLVDRGHRELPIRADHVGKNLPSALAERVSVRLAEVDGADEVTIS
- a CDS encoding aspartate carbamoyltransferase catalytic subunit; its protein translation is MKHLLSIDDLTTDEILQLFETAADMHDVQTRDVKKLPALRGRTVVNMFFEDSTRTRSSFEIAGKWLSADVINVSAKGSSTSKGESLRDTVLTVCAMGVDGLVIRHPASGAALQVSQWVDAAVVNAGDGMHEHPTQALLDAYTLRRHLGSLEGRHVAIVGDLTHSRVFRSNVQCLARLGARVTVVAPPTLMPSGIAAWSAAAGFETSYDLDAVLPDADAVMMLRVQRERMSGAFFPSPREYTVGYGLTRDRLALLKPDVPICHPGPMNRGLEIAADAADAAQSVVLEQVSSGLAIRMAVLYHLLAGATRGGNA